Proteins encoded in a region of the Haloarcula sp. CBA1129 genome:
- a CDS encoding phage integrase SAM-like domain-containing protein, with the protein MPDRALSTPLDDSFDRYLQDKGKGRGGDGGNYRRNAARELERFARWAAGDRGDDDWTGIVPDHLDREPTFDDLDERVFREYARHLGGDRGLKQNTVQTYYRYISAWCGWCVNEGYLEAHYAQRASAMAPLPEDDGRKPGDQQAWTSEQRHALTRHVDEQACEAIEAYTTLSEDTASFDKERARYAALKSARDRALVFVLAYTAVRVGELLQDPNDPRRRGVRWEDLSLDDGSMDVYRKKQQWDAASLPDPVISPLRSYRQLMDPPTERWPVFSTFDQRTLAGLVQEEFADQGKCPEAITERREGYARDLLLALDKDIRPPSITTDGARSILQRLSEAAEIDIDHPKHDYLAPHGGRRGMGEVLVRAFGYTVAARYLDNSEEMVRERYSHIEAGELGDVATEALNEIDR; encoded by the coding sequence ATGCCTGACCGAGCGCTTTCGACGCCGCTCGACGACAGCTTCGATCGCTACCTCCAGGACAAGGGAAAAGGCCGCGGTGGCGACGGCGGAAACTATCGACGCAACGCTGCACGCGAACTCGAGCGGTTCGCCAGGTGGGCCGCTGGCGACCGCGGCGACGACGACTGGACTGGGATTGTCCCCGACCACCTTGACCGCGAGCCGACCTTCGACGATCTCGACGAACGCGTCTTCCGGGAGTACGCCCGGCATCTCGGTGGAGATCGGGGACTCAAGCAGAACACGGTACAAACCTATTACCGCTATATCTCTGCGTGGTGTGGCTGGTGTGTCAACGAGGGGTATCTCGAAGCGCATTACGCCCAGCGGGCGAGTGCGATGGCGCCGCTACCGGAGGACGACGGCCGCAAGCCCGGTGACCAGCAGGCCTGGACGTCCGAACAGCGCCACGCCCTCACCCGCCACGTCGACGAACAGGCTTGCGAGGCCATCGAGGCGTACACGACACTCTCGGAGGATACTGCCTCTTTCGACAAGGAGCGAGCACGCTACGCCGCATTAAAGTCGGCTCGTGACCGGGCTCTGGTGTTCGTCCTTGCGTACACAGCTGTCCGCGTTGGGGAACTACTTCAGGATCCGAACGACCCGCGACGGCGTGGCGTCCGCTGGGAGGATCTCTCCCTTGACGACGGGAGTATGGACGTCTACCGGAAGAAACAGCAATGGGACGCTGCGAGTCTCCCCGACCCGGTGATTTCTCCGCTGCGAAGCTATCGCCAGCTGATGGACCCACCGACGGAGCGCTGGCCCGTGTTTTCGACGTTCGACCAACGGACGCTCGCAGGGCTCGTTCAGGAAGAGTTCGCCGACCAAGGGAAATGCCCAGAAGCAATTACTGAACGTCGTGAAGGATACGCTCGCGACCTACTGCTGGCGCTCGATAAGGACATTCGGCCGCCGTCGATCACGACAGACGGCGCACGGTCGATTCTCCAACGGCTCTCGGAGGCCGCAGAGATCGACATCGACCATCCGAAACACGACTATCTGGCGCCCCACGGCGGCCGGCGTGGGATGGGTGAAGTTCTCGTTCGGGCATTCGGATATACCGTCGCCGCCCGGTATCTGGACAATTCGGAGGAGATGGTTCGTGAACGATATTCGCATATCGAGGCCGGCGAACTTGGAGATGTGGCAACAGAAGCACTCAACGAAATTGATCGATGA
- a CDS encoding aldo/keto reductase has protein sequence MSAIPTRTLTNGDQIPVIGAGTWDLSGETVKQSVRCALETGYTHVDTAEGYKNEAEIGEILAEYDRDEIFITSKVLPKHLNYGSVFEACRDSIRKLDVEYLDLYLIHWPNPTISIRETWSALEQLVEQGYVKNIGVSNFSGYQLSALQHIADIPVAVNQIEYNPLYARSELLEYCHTTDVVVEAAAPFGRGKVFDHQTVREIAEKHNRSPAQVALRWAIENDIVVLPKSRSPDHIRSNFNLFDWELDTTDHEKIDGIEVSDPAYDSVDRDWTRDTYGIPK, from the coding sequence ATGTCTGCTATCCCAACGAGAACGCTGACAAATGGCGATCAGATTCCGGTAATTGGCGCTGGCACGTGGGATCTATCCGGCGAAACAGTAAAGCAGTCAGTCCGCTGTGCTCTGGAGACTGGATATACCCACGTAGACACAGCTGAAGGGTACAAGAACGAAGCCGAAATTGGTGAGATACTCGCAGAGTACGACCGTGATGAAATATTTATCACATCAAAGGTCCTCCCGAAACACCTCAATTACGGGTCAGTCTTTGAGGCGTGTCGAGACTCTATTCGAAAACTCGACGTTGAGTACCTCGATCTCTACCTCATCCACTGGCCAAACCCAACTATCTCAATTCGGGAGACTTGGAGCGCATTGGAACAACTCGTCGAACAAGGATACGTGAAAAATATCGGTGTGTCTAATTTCTCAGGGTATCAACTATCAGCATTACAACATATTGCTGACATCCCTGTCGCGGTAAACCAGATCGAATATAATCCCCTCTACGCCCGATCCGAACTACTCGAGTACTGTCACACTACGGATGTCGTCGTTGAGGCCGCTGCCCCGTTCGGCAGGGGGAAAGTTTTCGATCATCAAACCGTTCGAGAAATCGCTGAGAAACACAATAGGTCTCCCGCACAGGTCGCACTCCGGTGGGCAATAGAAAATGATATCGTCGTTCTCCCGAAATCCAGGTCGCCGGATCACATCCGGTCGAATTTCAACCTGTTCGATTGGGAACTCGACACAACAGACCATGAGAAGATTGACGGAATCGAGGTGTCTGATCCTGCTTACGATTCTGTTGACCGGGATTGGACGAGAGATACGTATGGGATTCCGAAATAA